The following are from one region of the Stigmatella ashevillena genome:
- the cheB gene encoding chemotaxis-specific protein-glutamate methyltransferase CheB: MTAHVPPSSNPLRVVVAEDSPTARRLLVEIIRADPGLEVVGEAKDGLEAVELVHRLRPHLVTMDIQMPHMDGLEATRRIMTEVPTPVVVVSTLVERDIQTSMSALRAGALAVLQKLVGPESPDFERESRHLRDTLRAMSAVKVVRHWPQRASTPPPRPAAAPGTRARPAVVAIAASTGGPAALHRIFSELPADFPLPILVVQHIALGFADGMARWLDSVTPLRVKVAEDGEPLKPGTVYVAADDRHLGVTTDGRVQVSNAAPVGGFRASGTFLFRATARAYGAASVALILTGMGQDGLDGLRELRQSGARVLAQDEATSIVFGMPGVVVAAGLADAVLPLESIATHLKDLAAPPGDIPPRG; this comes from the coding sequence ATGACCGCCCACGTGCCCCCCTCATCCAACCCCCTGCGTGTCGTGGTGGCCGAGGACTCGCCCACGGCCCGGAGGCTCCTGGTGGAGATCATCCGCGCGGACCCTGGCCTCGAGGTGGTGGGCGAGGCCAAGGATGGCCTGGAAGCCGTGGAGCTCGTCCACCGGCTGCGCCCCCACCTGGTGACCATGGACATCCAGATGCCCCACATGGATGGCCTGGAGGCCACCCGGCGCATCATGACGGAGGTGCCCACCCCCGTCGTCGTCGTCTCCACGCTCGTGGAGCGCGACATCCAGACCTCCATGTCCGCGCTGCGCGCCGGCGCGCTGGCGGTGCTCCAGAAGCTGGTGGGGCCGGAGTCCCCCGACTTCGAGCGGGAGAGCCGCCACCTGCGAGACACCCTGCGGGCCATGTCCGCGGTGAAGGTGGTGCGCCACTGGCCCCAGCGCGCCAGCACGCCGCCGCCCCGGCCCGCCGCCGCGCCCGGCACCCGCGCCCGGCCCGCCGTGGTGGCCATCGCCGCCTCCACCGGAGGGCCCGCGGCCCTGCACCGCATCTTCTCGGAGCTGCCCGCGGACTTTCCCCTGCCCATCCTGGTGGTGCAGCACATCGCCCTGGGCTTCGCCGACGGCATGGCCCGGTGGCTGGACTCCGTCACGCCCCTCCGGGTGAAGGTGGCCGAGGATGGCGAGCCCCTGAAGCCGGGCACCGTCTACGTGGCCGCGGACGACCGGCACCTCGGGGTGACGACGGACGGCAGGGTGCAGGTGTCCAACGCGGCGCCGGTGGGGGGCTTCCGCGCCTCGGGCACCTTCCTCTTCCGGGCCACCGCGCGCGCCTACGGCGCCGCCTCCGTCGCGCTCATCCTCACCGGCATGGGCCAGGACGGGCTGGATGGCCTGAGGGAGCTGCGCCAGAGCGGCGCCCGGGTGCTGGCCCAGGACGAGGCCACCTCCATCGTCTTCGGCATGCCGGGCGTCGTGGTCGCCGCGGGGCTCGCCGACGCCGTGCTCCCCCTGGAGTCCATTGCCACCCACCTGAAGGACCTGGCCGCCCCGCCGGGAGACATTCCCCCAAGGGGGTGA
- a CDS encoding chemotaxis protein CheW codes for MPERKTGGLDWAEARARLERMMEHAAQAGDLSPEKAREVLDARALELARPPLSERAAGDLLEVARFRLGGQMYALATRYLHEVLRAPELTPLPGAPALLRGLTLLRGEVLPVVELTPLFGRAASGTSGTVLVMGLGRAELGLCAEAVEEVTQVPRDDLLPVPTALAEVGDWVSSIHRDGTIFLEGEALLGDSRLIFDISDEGAA; via the coding sequence ATGCCGGAACGCAAGACGGGCGGCCTGGACTGGGCCGAGGCCCGCGCGAGGCTGGAGCGGATGATGGAGCACGCGGCCCAGGCCGGCGACCTCTCGCCCGAAAAAGCCCGGGAGGTGCTCGATGCCCGGGCCCTGGAGCTGGCGCGCCCTCCGCTGTCGGAGCGGGCCGCGGGAGACCTGCTGGAGGTGGCCCGCTTCCGCCTGGGCGGGCAGATGTATGCGCTGGCCACGCGCTACCTGCACGAGGTGCTGCGGGCCCCGGAGCTCACCCCGCTGCCCGGGGCGCCCGCCCTGCTGCGCGGACTGACCCTGCTGCGCGGCGAGGTGCTGCCCGTCGTGGAGCTGACGCCGCTGTTTGGCCGTGCCGCCTCGGGCACCAGCGGGACGGTGCTCGTCATGGGCCTGGGGCGGGCGGAGCTGGGCCTGTGCGCGGAGGCCGTGGAGGAAGTCACCCAGGTGCCCCGGGATGACCTGCTGCCGGTCCCCACCGCGCTCGCCGAGGTGGGCGACTGGGTGTCCAGCATTCATCGGGACGGCACCATCTTCCTGGAGGGCGAGGCCTTGCTGGGAGACAGTCGGCTCATCTTCGACATCTCGGATGAAGGGGCTGCATGA
- a CDS encoding hybrid sensor histidine kinase/response regulator, producing the protein MDRDQLAQALMATFLEELEGHIAALNRDLLAWEKASSPARAGELIASLLRTVHSVKGASRAVSLTLVETACHGLEEVVSTVPRDPPAPPEVYELGFALADALDDARQRLARKQDLSGSPLEALLPQLNAAAHPRAAPVAPKAGPPPPPAPAPLAPGPSVPVEPLPETPAAAEALPVRVSAQKLDALLARSGELRVASLRLEGRAEMLEALREEMTLLRPQLQGTAEASARRVETRLAQLARELAGDRLALSHAVGGLDEEVRRSRTLPFAEACAGLERAVRDVARGSGKQVRLGVEGGALELDRSLLQGLREPLLHLVRNAVAHGLEGPEERRRAGKPEEGRVTLAARLSGGRVQVSVEDDGRGLDLEAIRAQARARGWEVPEDSAIAARLIFQPGLSTASKVTAVSGRGVGLDVVRSQVESLRGSVDVAFRPAEGTRFVLDVPLTLSTLRVLLVSAGGQRFALPAESVERLLRLAPQEVREVEGRQMWPAEDALVPITSLATVLGLAASPPRARLATVVLTAGHLRAALGVDEVLAEQEVLVRGLGPRVRRARHVSGTAVMPDGRMALLLHPASLARAAEGRPLTPLFPALSLRKARQRILLADDSPTTRALEQSLLEAAGYEVLPCADGAEAWERLQNVGADALVSDVEMPRMDGFALTEAVRTSPRFSRLPVVLVTARDLPEDKARGLGVGASAYLVKSTFDQTHLLETLRRLL; encoded by the coding sequence ATGGACAGGGACCAACTGGCACAGGCGCTGATGGCCACCTTCCTCGAGGAACTCGAGGGACACATCGCCGCGCTCAACCGCGACCTGCTGGCGTGGGAGAAGGCCTCCAGCCCCGCGCGGGCCGGGGAACTCATCGCCTCGCTGCTGCGCACGGTGCACAGCGTGAAGGGCGCCTCGCGCGCGGTGAGCCTGACGCTCGTGGAGACGGCCTGCCATGGCCTGGAGGAAGTGGTGAGCACGGTCCCTCGGGACCCGCCCGCCCCTCCCGAGGTGTACGAGCTGGGCTTCGCCCTCGCCGATGCCCTGGACGATGCCCGCCAGCGCCTGGCGCGAAAGCAGGACCTGAGCGGCTCCCCCCTGGAAGCACTGCTGCCCCAGCTGAACGCAGCGGCGCACCCTCGTGCGGCCCCCGTGGCGCCCAAGGCCGGGCCCCCTCCGCCCCCCGCGCCTGCCCCTCTCGCCCCCGGGCCCTCCGTCCCCGTCGAACCGCTCCCCGAGACACCGGCGGCCGCGGAGGCCCTGCCCGTCCGGGTGTCCGCGCAGAAGCTCGACGCCCTGCTGGCGCGCAGCGGGGAGCTCCGGGTGGCGAGCCTCCGGCTGGAGGGCCGCGCGGAGATGCTGGAGGCGCTGCGCGAGGAGATGACGCTCTTGCGGCCTCAGCTCCAGGGCACGGCGGAGGCCAGCGCGCGACGCGTGGAGACGCGCCTGGCGCAGCTCGCCCGGGAGCTCGCGGGGGACCGGCTCGCGCTGTCCCATGCCGTGGGCGGCCTGGACGAGGAGGTCCGGCGCTCGCGCACTCTGCCCTTCGCGGAGGCCTGCGCGGGGCTGGAGCGCGCCGTGCGAGACGTGGCCCGGGGCTCAGGCAAGCAGGTGCGGCTCGGGGTGGAGGGCGGGGCGCTGGAGCTGGACCGCTCCCTGCTCCAGGGACTGCGCGAGCCGCTGCTCCACCTGGTGCGCAACGCCGTGGCGCACGGACTGGAGGGCCCCGAGGAGCGGCGCCGCGCGGGCAAGCCCGAAGAGGGGCGCGTCACCCTCGCCGCCCGGCTGTCGGGAGGCCGCGTGCAGGTGTCCGTGGAGGACGATGGGCGCGGGTTGGATCTCGAGGCCATCCGGGCGCAAGCGCGCGCCCGGGGGTGGGAAGTCCCGGAGGACAGCGCCATCGCGGCCCGGCTCATCTTCCAGCCAGGCCTGTCCACCGCCTCGAAAGTCACCGCCGTCTCCGGGCGCGGCGTGGGGCTGGACGTGGTGCGCTCCCAGGTGGAGTCGCTCCGAGGGAGCGTGGACGTCGCCTTCCGCCCGGCCGAGGGCACGCGCTTCGTGCTGGATGTGCCCCTCACCCTGAGCACGCTGCGCGTCCTGCTGGTGAGCGCCGGGGGACAGCGCTTCGCCCTGCCCGCCGAGAGCGTGGAGCGGCTGCTGCGGCTGGCCCCCCAGGAGGTGCGCGAGGTGGAGGGCCGACAGATGTGGCCCGCCGAGGACGCCCTGGTCCCCATCACCTCGCTGGCCACGGTGCTGGGACTGGCCGCGAGCCCCCCGCGCGCCCGCCTCGCCACGGTGGTGCTCACCGCGGGCCACTTGCGCGCGGCGCTGGGGGTGGACGAGGTGCTCGCCGAGCAGGAGGTGCTCGTGCGGGGGCTGGGGCCGCGCGTGCGCCGCGCCCGCCATGTCTCCGGCACCGCGGTGATGCCGGATGGGCGGATGGCCCTGCTGCTCCACCCCGCCTCGCTGGCGCGCGCCGCCGAGGGGCGCCCCCTTACCCCGCTGTTTCCCGCGCTCTCCCTCCGCAAGGCCCGCCAGCGCATCCTCCTGGCGGATGACTCGCCCACCACGCGGGCCCTCGAGCAGAGCCTGCTGGAGGCCGCCGGCTACGAGGTGCTTCCCTGCGCCGATGGCGCCGAGGCCTGGGAGCGGCTGCAGAACGTGGGCGCCGACGCGCTCGTCTCCGATGTGGAGATGCCGCGCATGGATGGCTTCGCCCTCACCGAGGCAGTGCGCACCTCGCCGCGCTTCTCCCGCCTGCCGGTGGTGCTCGTCACCGCGCGCGACCTGCCCGAGGACAAGGCCCGAGGCCTGGGGGTGGGCGCCAGCGCCTACCTGGTGAAGAGTACGTTTGATCAGACCCATCTGCTGGAGACGCTGAGACGCCTGCTATGA
- a CDS encoding methyl-accepting chemotaxis protein, giving the protein MSIGRKIGAGFGLALLVLLIVSGMSLYGTDVLTDTTEELVRSELTIEELRQLTAHLVDAEAFQRNYIITGNEAFLNDYRAAATESRETLQRLTKASSSSELRTRQAANLPALIEARIAYLDETAELRRTKDRDAAIANVEKGTGNTQMAQIRRITSEMLEQERELWSRSHENASNTSRLILLVVSLGAAVGVLLVLAFSVALTRGITGPLERLMSGVESFTRGNLAHRIEVHNEDETGKLARAFNAMAERRQESEAQLGRQSEQREQTLRTVAEFVSQLAGASSEILSSTSEQVASAQEQGSAVAETVSTVEEIAQTSEEAAGRARAVSESARQSEELGKGGRRAVDEAVGAMATVREQVESIATRILALAEQAQAIGDIINTVNDISEQTHMLALNASIEASRAGEHGRGFAVVATEVKALADQSKKATAQVRQILGHIQKATHSAVMTTEEGTKSVATATRVVGQAGSSIQTLGEILAQASLTAAQIAASANQQATGIGQIRQAMRDVNQSAQQALASTRQTERAVQDLNTMGLKLKGLLSEFGR; this is encoded by the coding sequence ATGAGCATCGGAAGGAAGATTGGAGCTGGATTCGGGCTGGCCTTGCTGGTCCTGCTCATCGTCTCGGGCATGTCCCTGTACGGCACCGATGTCCTGACGGACACGACCGAAGAGCTGGTCCGCAGCGAGCTCACCATCGAGGAGCTGCGCCAGCTCACCGCCCACCTCGTGGATGCCGAGGCCTTCCAGCGCAACTACATCATCACCGGCAATGAGGCGTTCCTGAACGACTACCGGGCCGCCGCCACGGAGTCCCGGGAGACCTTGCAGCGCCTGACGAAGGCCTCCTCCTCCTCGGAGCTCCGGACACGCCAGGCCGCCAACCTGCCCGCGCTGATCGAGGCCCGGATCGCCTACCTCGACGAGACCGCCGAGCTGCGCCGGACGAAGGACCGGGACGCGGCCATCGCGAACGTAGAGAAGGGGACGGGCAACACCCAGATGGCGCAGATCCGCCGCATCACCAGCGAGATGCTGGAGCAGGAGCGCGAGCTGTGGAGCCGCAGCCACGAGAATGCCTCCAACACCTCCCGGCTCATCCTGCTGGTGGTCTCCCTCGGCGCGGCGGTGGGCGTGCTGCTGGTGCTCGCCTTCAGCGTGGCGCTCACCCGGGGCATCACCGGCCCCTTGGAGCGGCTGATGTCCGGGGTGGAGAGCTTCACCCGGGGCAACCTCGCCCACCGCATTGAGGTGCACAACGAGGACGAGACGGGGAAGCTGGCGCGCGCCTTCAACGCCATGGCCGAGCGGCGCCAGGAGTCCGAGGCCCAACTGGGGCGCCAGTCCGAGCAGCGCGAGCAGACGCTCCGCACGGTGGCCGAGTTCGTCAGCCAACTGGCCGGGGCCAGCTCGGAGATCCTCTCCAGCACCAGCGAGCAGGTGGCCAGCGCCCAGGAGCAGGGCAGCGCCGTGGCCGAGACGGTGAGCACGGTGGAGGAGATCGCCCAGACGTCCGAAGAGGCCGCCGGGCGCGCCCGGGCGGTGAGCGAGTCGGCGCGCCAGTCCGAGGAGCTGGGCAAGGGAGGCCGCCGGGCAGTGGACGAGGCGGTGGGCGCCATGGCCACGGTGAGGGAGCAGGTGGAGTCCATCGCCACGCGCATCCTGGCGCTGGCCGAGCAGGCGCAGGCCATTGGGGACATCATCAACACGGTGAATGACATCTCCGAGCAGACGCACATGCTGGCGCTCAACGCCTCCATCGAGGCCAGCCGCGCCGGAGAGCACGGGCGGGGCTTCGCGGTGGTGGCCACGGAGGTGAAGGCGCTGGCGGACCAGTCCAAGAAGGCCACCGCCCAGGTGAGGCAGATTCTCGGCCACATCCAGAAGGCGACGCACTCGGCGGTGATGACGACGGAGGAGGGGACCAAGAGCGTGGCGACGGCGACGCGCGTGGTGGGGCAGGCGGGCAGCTCCATCCAGACGCTGGGAGAAATCCTGGCGCAGGCCTCGCTCACGGCGGCGCAGATCGCCGCGTCGGCCAACCAGCAGGCCACGGGCATCGGGCAGATCCGTCAGGCGATGCGGGATGTGAACCAGTCGGCGCAGCAGGCCCTGGCCTCCACCCGGCAGACGGAGCGCGCGGTGCAGGATCTCAACACCATGGGGCTCAAGCTCAAGGGCCTGCTGAGCGAGTTCGGACGCTGA